From a single Apium graveolens cultivar Ventura chromosome 2, ASM990537v1, whole genome shotgun sequence genomic region:
- the LOC141707966 gene encoding uncharacterized protein LOC141707966, whose protein sequence is MASGLGSLKSAIFDRQARKQQYQSYILGLNAYDRHKKFINDYVDFYVKDVPAEEKLPVKTDKDTLREGYRFIRSEEDDLDPSWEQRLVKRYYNKLFKEYCIADMSLYRTGKIGLRWRTEKEVISGKGQFVCGNKHCGEKDGLASYEVNFSYIEAGESKQALVKLVTCERCAKKLNYKKEKEKKKLKRNEKEVMQRKRERTESDDDDIPAEYKKNKDRRKVMKTSTSLGDQKADETENFDQFLEGMFL, encoded by the exons ATGGCGTCGGGATTGGGGTCTCTTAAATCCGCAATTTTCGATCGACAAGCCAGAAAACA GCAATATCAATCTTATATATTAGGCCTCAATGCTTACGATCGCCACAAGAAATTCATCAATGATTATG TTGACTTCTATGTGAAAGATGTGCCGGCAGAAGAAAAGCTGCCTGTTAAAACTGATAAAGATACTCTTAGAGAAGGTTACCG ATTTATCCGGTCTGAGGAAGATGATCTGGATCCTTCCTGGGAGCAAAGACTAGTGAAGCGCTACTATAATAAGCTTTTTAAAGA ATACTGTATAGCTGATATGTCACTGTACAGGACAGGCAAG ATTGGGCTTAGATGGAGAACAGAAAAGGAAGTAATATCTGGAAAAG GGCAGTTTGTATGCGGTAATAAACATTGTGGTGAAAAAGATGGTCTAGCAAGCTACGAG GTAAACTTTTCTTATATTGAGGCGGGGGAGAGCAAACAAGCCCTTGTGAAACTCGTAACCTGTGAGAG ATGTGCCAAGAAGCTGAATTACAAAAAAGAGAAAgagaaaaagaaattaaaaagaaaTGAGAAAGAGGTGATGCAAAGGAAAAG AGAAAGGACAGAAAGTGATGATGATGATATACCTGCCGAGTACAAAAAGAACAAAGACAGGAGGAAAG TCATGAAGACCTCCACATCCTTGGGAGACCAGAAGGCTGATGAAACTGAAAACTTTGACCAGTTTCTTGAGGGAATGTTTCTTTAA